From Marinobacterium sp. LSUCC0821, a single genomic window includes:
- a CDS encoding hemolysin family protein: MNLFEAISVLFLCIIVSIFFSVSEISLAAARKIKLSQLADGGNNAAAKVMALQQDPGAFFTLIQIGLNSVAILAGIVSESQFTPVFKTLISFVYAGPMLEQFSAASAFILVTLSFILFADLVPKRIAMNHPEAIAIRVVGSMNVLITLLKPLVWVINGAANLFFKLVGLKSERIDDLTNDDLYAMVEAGAEAGLLRKEEHQVIENVFDMQSQYITTAMTPRENVVFLSESDSTAELHAKLATDTHSRFLICGETIDEVKGYIDAKAFLRQSLAGNELSINADMVNELIILPDTLNLFEAMEQFKAQQSDFAVVLNEYALVVGVLTIKDLMSTVMGEWAQTADNEQIIKRDDNSWLMDGLTPISDVMRVLNIEEFPEEQNYETLAGFIMYSLRKIPKRTEFVSFAGYKFEVIDIDNFKIDQLLVTKIESN; this comes from the coding sequence ATGAATCTATTCGAAGCGATCAGCGTGCTTTTTTTATGCATCATCGTCAGCATATTCTTTTCTGTTTCAGAAATTTCACTCGCAGCAGCAAGAAAAATTAAGTTATCTCAGCTTGCTGATGGGGGTAATAACGCTGCAGCTAAGGTAATGGCCCTTCAGCAAGACCCTGGGGCTTTTTTCACTCTCATTCAAATCGGTTTAAACTCAGTTGCAATACTGGCTGGTATTGTCTCTGAGTCACAATTCACACCCGTATTTAAAACGCTGATTAGCTTTGTTTACGCGGGCCCCATGCTCGAGCAATTCTCAGCTGCCAGTGCATTTATTCTAGTAACACTCAGTTTCATTCTCTTTGCTGATCTGGTTCCTAAACGCATCGCAATGAACCACCCTGAAGCCATCGCAATTCGCGTTGTTGGCTCTATGAATGTGTTAATTACACTCCTCAAACCACTTGTATGGGTGATCAACGGCGCTGCCAATCTCTTTTTTAAATTGGTCGGCTTAAAGTCGGAGCGAATTGATGATCTCACTAACGATGATCTCTATGCCATGGTAGAAGCTGGTGCTGAAGCGGGCCTTCTGCGCAAGGAAGAGCATCAAGTAATAGAAAATGTTTTCGACATGCAGAGCCAATATATCACCACGGCTATGACGCCACGCGAAAATGTTGTGTTTCTATCAGAGAGTGATTCGACAGCAGAGCTACATGCAAAGCTAGCTACCGATACACACAGTCGTTTCTTAATTTGTGGAGAGACTATTGATGAGGTCAAAGGCTACATTGATGCTAAAGCATTTCTTAGACAAAGCCTTGCCGGTAATGAGTTATCGATCAATGCTGATATGGTCAATGAGTTAATTATTTTGCCCGATACACTTAACTTGTTTGAAGCGATGGAGCAGTTTAAAGCTCAACAATCAGATTTCGCTGTAGTACTAAACGAATATGCTCTAGTTGTTGGTGTTTTGACTATCAAAGACCTAATGTCGACCGTGATGGGTGAATGGGCGCAAACAGCTGATAATGAGCAAATCATCAAACGTGATGATAACTCTTGGTTGATGGATGGCTTAACACCGATATCAGATGTTATGCGAGTCCTTAATATTGAAGAGTTCCCTGAAGAGCAAAATTACGAAACCCTTGCTGGCTTTATCATGTATAGCTTGCGTAAAATTCCTAAAAGAACAGAGTTTGTAAGCTTCGCAGGGTACAAGTTTGAAGTCATCGATATCGATAATTTCAAAATTGACCAGCTACTTGTTACTAAAATTGAAT